In Gemmobacter sp. 24YEA27, a genomic segment contains:
- a CDS encoding nitroreductase family protein: MSKTIEALTKRRTQYALGRNVTLSKDQIEALIKEAIRQAPSSFNSQSSRAVILFGADSEKVWSLIDAELRKIVPADAFASTEAKLKSFAAGLGTVLFYEDQDTIKGLQENFPLYADAFPGFSLHSAGMAQLAVWTALAEEGIGASLQHYSPIADAALTAGFNLPASWKLQAQMPFGSNEAPFLDKAFIEDAHRFVTLGK, from the coding sequence ATGTCGAAGACCATCGAAGCCCTGACCAAGCGCCGCACCCAATATGCGCTTGGCCGCAATGTGACCCTGTCGAAAGATCAGATCGAAGCGCTGATCAAAGAGGCGATCCGCCAGGCCCCCTCGTCCTTCAACTCGCAAAGCTCGCGCGCTGTGATCCTGTTCGGTGCCGACAGCGAGAAAGTCTGGTCGCTGATCGATGCCGAACTGCGCAAGATCGTTCCGGCCGACGCTTTCGCCTCGACCGAAGCCAAGCTGAAATCCTTCGCTGCCGGCCTTGGCACCGTGCTGTTCTATGAAGACCAGGACACGATCAAAGGCCTGCAGGAAAACTTCCCGCTTTATGCCGATGCTTTCCCGGGCTTCTCGCTGCATTCCGCGGGCATGGCGCAGCTTGCCGTCTGGACCGCGCTTGCCGAAGAAGGCATCGGCGCCAGCCTGCAGCACTATTCGCCGATCGCCGATGCCGCGCTGACCGCCGGGTTCAACCTGCCCGCCAGCTGGAAACTCCAGGCGCAAATGCCCTTCGGCTCGAATGAAGCGCCTTTCCTCGACAAGGCCTTCATCGAAGACGCGCATCGCTTCGTTACTCTCGGCAAGTAA
- a CDS encoding DNA polymerase III subunit chi gives MGAVKFYHLTARSLAEAARPILTQALGQGWNVMLRGPDPALLERLDMQLWLEPRDGFLPHGLAGGDHDALQPVLLGTGAAVNGAKAVMLLAGSPVDPGEAALMERVWLLFEGADERQMQAARAEWKAVVAAGLVAEYWSDAAGRWEMKTSTGGASG, from the coding sequence ATGGGCGCGGTTAAATTCTACCATCTGACGGCGCGCAGTCTTGCCGAGGCTGCGCGCCCGATCCTGACCCAGGCTCTGGGTCAGGGCTGGAATGTGATGCTGCGCGGCCCGGATCCTGCGCTGCTGGAGCGGCTGGATATGCAGCTCTGGCTGGAGCCGAGGGACGGGTTCCTGCCGCATGGGCTTGCGGGGGGCGATCATGATGCCCTCCAGCCGGTTCTGCTGGGCACGGGGGCTGCGGTCAATGGCGCGAAGGCGGTGATGCTTTTGGCGGGATCGCCGGTCGATCCGGGCGAGGCGGCTCTGATGGAGCGGGTCTGGCTTTTGTTCGAGGGCGCCGATGAGCGGCAGATGCAGGCGGCGCGTGCCGAATGGAAAGCGGTGGTCGCGGCCGGGCTGGTGGCGGAATACTGGTCGGATGCCGCGGGGCGGTGGGAAATGAAAACCTCGACCGGCGGGGCGTCTGGCTGA
- a CDS encoding ABC-F family ATP-binding cassette domain-containing protein, translating to MLRISDITYSVEGRPLFEGASATIPTGHKVGLVGRNGAGKTTLFRLIRGQLALEGGEISLPSRAKIGGVAQEVPSSETSLLDTVLAADTERASLILESETATDPARIAEIQSRLSDIDAWSAEGRASSILKGLGFDADQQLMPCSAFSGGWRMRVALAGVLFAQPDLLLLDEPTNYLDLEGALWLEAYLQKYPHTVIIISHDRGLLNRAVQGILHLDNRKLTYWQGGYDQFARQMAERRALQAAEAKKQEARRAHLQSFVDRFKAKASKATQAQSRVKMLEKMTSITAPEDAARVVFTFPAPEELSPPILTLDGASVGYDGPPVLKKLSLRIDQDDRIALLGRNGEGKSTLSKLLAGKLKESGGSVTRSSKLRIGYFAQHQVDELYIDETPLQHIQRLRPSEHQAKLRARLAGFGLGADQAETAVGRLSGGQKARLSLLLATIDAPHMLILDEPTNHLDIESREALVEALTEYSGAVILVSHDMHLLSLVADRLWLVKGGAVEPYNGDLEDYRRLLLTPDEASKPAKAAPVVKKASREEVTALKAELRKCEERVAKIEDMRSKLAVKLADPALYEDDRKGDLGVWNRKYAEVMEALDRAESLWINAQEALEKANP from the coding sequence ATGTTGCGCATCTCTGACATCACCTATTCCGTCGAAGGCCGCCCCCTGTTTGAAGGGGCCTCGGCCACCATTCCCACCGGCCATAAGGTCGGCCTTGTCGGGCGCAACGGCGCCGGCAAGACCACGCTCTTCCGGTTGATCCGGGGCCAGCTGGCGCTGGAGGGCGGCGAAATTTCGCTGCCCAGCCGCGCGAAGATCGGTGGCGTCGCGCAGGAAGTGCCCTCGTCCGAGACCTCGCTTCTCGATACGGTTCTCGCCGCCGATACCGAGCGCGCCAGCCTGATCCTGGAATCCGAAACCGCAACCGACCCGGCCCGGATTGCCGAGATCCAGTCGCGCCTGAGTGACATCGACGCCTGGTCGGCCGAGGGCCGCGCCTCTTCGATCCTCAAAGGTCTTGGCTTTGATGCAGACCAGCAGCTCATGCCCTGTTCCGCTTTTTCCGGCGGCTGGCGGATGCGGGTCGCGCTGGCCGGGGTCCTTTTCGCGCAGCCGGACCTTCTGCTCCTTGACGAGCCGACCAACTATCTCGACCTCGAAGGCGCGCTCTGGCTGGAGGCCTACCTCCAGAAATACCCCCATACCGTCATCATCATCAGCCATGATCGTGGCCTGCTGAACCGCGCGGTGCAGGGCATCCTGCATCTCGACAACAGGAAACTCACCTATTGGCAGGGCGGCTATGACCAGTTCGCCCGCCAGATGGCCGAGCGCCGTGCCCTCCAGGCCGCCGAAGCCAAAAAGCAAGAGGCCCGCCGCGCCCATCTGCAAAGCTTCGTTGACCGTTTCAAGGCCAAGGCCTCGAAAGCGACGCAAGCCCAGAGCCGCGTGAAAATGCTTGAGAAAATGACCTCGATCACCGCGCCCGAAGATGCGGCGCGGGTGGTTTTCACCTTCCCCGCACCGGAAGAGCTCTCGCCGCCGATCCTGACGCTGGATGGCGCGAGCGTGGGGTATGACGGGCCGCCGGTTCTGAAAAAACTCTCGCTCCGGATCGACCAGGACGACCGGATCGCGCTTCTGGGCCGCAATGGCGAGGGCAAATCGACGCTGTCAAAGCTGCTTGCCGGCAAGCTGAAAGAATCGGGCGGCAGCGTCACCCGGTCCTCAAAGCTGCGCATCGGCTATTTCGCGCAGCACCAGGTCGATGAGCTTTATATCGACGAGACGCCGCTGCAGCATATCCAGCGCCTGCGCCCGTCCGAGCATCAGGCGAAACTGCGCGCGCGGCTTGCGGGCTTTGGCCTTGGCGCCGATCAGGCGGAAACCGCCGTGGGGCGGCTTTCGGGCGGGCAAAAAGCACGGCTCTCGCTGCTGCTTGCGACCATCGACGCACCGCATATGCTGATCCTCGACGAGCCCACAAACCACCTCGATATCGAAAGCCGCGAGGCGCTCGTGGAGGCGCTGACCGAATATTCCGGCGCGGTGATCCTGGTCAGCCACGATATGCATCTGCTGTCGCTCGTGGCTGATCGGCTCTGGCTGGTGAAAGGGGGCGCGGTCGAGCCCTATAATGGCGATCTCGAAGATTATCGCCGTCTGCTTCTGACCCCGGATGAGGCGAGCAAACCCGCGAAAGCCGCGCCTGTGGTGAAAAAGGCCAGCCGCGAGGAAGTGACCGCGCTGAAGGCCGAGCTTCGGAAATGCGAGGAACGCGTCGCCAAGATCGAGGATATGCGTTCGAAACTGGCGGTGAAACTCGCGGATCCGGCGCTTTACGAAGATGACCGCAAGGGCGATCTGGGGGTCTGGAACCGGAAATATGCCGAGGTGATGGAGGCGCTGGACCGCGCCGAATCCCTCTGGATCAACGCCCAGGAGGCGCTGGAGAAAGCCAATCCATAA
- the lptG gene encoding LPS export ABC transporter permease LptG: MTLSLYIARRFAMTVGQVFLVFFGILMLIDMIEQLRKFSGKGAGLGDAFHLSILNVPETLYRILPLIFVMGSIAMFLSLARSSELVVVRAAGRSGLRFLATPVVVATLIGLMAVAVLNPMVAATSRAYDDLSARYAADGSSVLSVSDAGLWLRQGGSYGQTVIQAGRANFDGTELTRVTFLTFGEEGLPVTRIETTSAKLVKGAWILSGARVWNLNADNPELSVKSWPDGTRLPTDLTPERIRDSFGTPSAVPVWQLPNYIKDLEQAGFSARAYRLWFQMELAQPLLLTAMVLVAAGFTMRHTRAGKTGIRVLYAILAGFALFFLRNFAQALGDSGQIPVSLAAWSPPLAAVMLALGLLLHLEDG; this comes from the coding sequence ATGACGCTTTCCCTCTATATCGCGCGCCGTTTTGCAATGACCGTGGGCCAGGTGTTTCTGGTGTTTTTCGGCATCCTGATGCTGATCGACATGATCGAACAGCTGCGCAAGTTCTCGGGAAAGGGTGCAGGTCTTGGGGATGCGTTCCACCTCTCGATCCTGAATGTGCCCGAAACCCTGTACCGCATTCTGCCATTGATTTTCGTGATGGGGTCCATCGCGATGTTCCTGTCGCTGGCGCGCTCTTCCGAGCTGGTGGTGGTGCGCGCGGCCGGTCGTTCGGGCCTGCGGTTTCTTGCGACGCCGGTGGTGGTGGCGACGCTGATCGGGCTGATGGCGGTCGCGGTGCTGAACCCGATGGTGGCGGCCACCTCGCGCGCCTATGATGATCTTTCGGCCCGCTATGCGGCGGATGGCAGTTCGGTCCTGTCGGTGTCAGATGCCGGGCTCTGGCTGCGCCAGGGTGGCAGCTATGGCCAGACGGTAATCCAGGCCGGACGCGCCAATTTCGACGGAACCGAACTGACCCGCGTGACCTTCCTGACCTTTGGCGAAGAGGGATTGCCGGTCACCCGGATCGAGACCACCAGTGCGAAACTGGTCAAGGGCGCCTGGATCCTCTCCGGCGCCAGGGTCTGGAACCTGAACGCCGACAATCCCGAACTGTCGGTCAAATCCTGGCCCGATGGCACCCGCCTGCCCACGGACCTGACGCCCGAACGGATCCGCGACAGTTTCGGCACGCCTTCGGCCGTGCCGGTCTGGCAATTGCCGAATTACATCAAAGACCTGGAGCAAGCCGGTTTTTCCGCCCGCGCCTATCGTCTGTGGTTCCAGATGGAGCTGGCCCAGCCGCTTTTGCTGACCGCAATGGTTCTGGTTGCCGCAGGCTTTACCATGCGCCACACCCGCGCCGGCAAAACCGGCATCCGTGTGCTTTACGCCATCCTCGCCGGATTCGCGCTCTTCTTCCTCAGGAATTTCGCGCAGGCCCTTGGCGACAGTGGCCAGATTCCGGTATCACTGGCCGCGTGGAGCCCGCCGCTTGCTGCGGTGATGCTTGCGCTTGGTCTTTTGTTGCATCTGGAGGACGGCTGA
- a CDS encoding MarC family protein, giving the protein MDSAFLITAFATLFVVIDPPGLVPLFIALTQGMDPGHRRAMARRACLIAAALLLIFGLFGEVILNFIGISMPAFRIAGGILLFLTALDMLFERRTQRREGQQPDPDHDPSVFPLATPLIAGPGAIATMILLMGQAGDAWSAKLAVLLLLAAIMLVTFLFFRASPLLERLLGRTGTVVITRLLGMLLAALSVQFVIDGVRQTGLITG; this is encoded by the coding sequence ATGGACAGCGCTTTTCTGATCACCGCCTTTGCCACGCTTTTCGTGGTGATCGACCCGCCGGGTCTCGTGCCGCTGTTCATCGCCCTGACGCAAGGCATGGACCCAGGCCATCGTCGCGCCATGGCGCGCCGCGCCTGCCTGATCGCTGCCGCCCTTTTGCTGATCTTCGGTCTCTTCGGCGAGGTAATCCTGAACTTCATCGGCATTTCGATGCCGGCTTTCCGCATTGCCGGCGGCATCCTTTTGTTTCTCACCGCCCTCGACATGCTGTTCGAGCGCCGCACACAGCGGCGCGAGGGCCAGCAGCCCGATCCCGATCACGACCCCTCGGTTTTCCCGCTTGCGACACCGCTGATCGCCGGCCCGGGCGCCATCGCCACCATGATCCTCCTGATGGGCCAGGCGGGTGACGCCTGGAGCGCCAAACTCGCCGTCCTCCTCCTCCTCGCGGCGATCATGCTGGTGACCTTCCTCTTCTTTCGCGCCTCGCCGCTGCTGGAGCGCCTGCTGGGCCGCACCGGCACCGTGGTGATCACCCGGCTTCTGGGCATGCTGCTCGCCGCGCTTTCTGTCCAGTTCGTGATCGACGGGGTGCGCCAGACCGGGCTGATCACCGGCTGA
- the ilvN gene encoding acetolactate synthase small subunit encodes MSALKIKKGSTSHSAYDLRDPHSEVEASHTLAVIVENEPGVLARVIGLFSGRGYNIDSLTVAEVDHTGHRSRITVVTRGTPAVIDQIEAQLSRMVPVHAVHDLTAEGPSVQRELALFKVVGKGDQRIEALRLCEIFRAKVVDTSLESFIFELTGTPDKIDAFADLMRPLGLKEIARTGVAALSRGF; translated from the coding sequence ATGTCTGCGCTTAAGATCAAAAAAGGCTCAACCAGCCACTCCGCCTATGACCTGCGCGACCCCCATTCCGAGGTCGAGGCGAGCCATACGCTGGCGGTGATCGTCGAAAATGAACCTGGCGTGCTGGCGCGGGTGATCGGGCTGTTTTCGGGCCGTGGTTACAATATCGACAGTCTGACCGTGGCCGAGGTCGATCATACCGGGCATCGCTCGCGGATCACTGTTGTGACGCGCGGTACACCGGCGGTGATCGACCAGATAGAGGCACAGCTGTCGCGTATGGTGCCGGTGCATGCCGTCCATGACCTGACCGCCGAAGGGCCGAGCGTGCAGCGCGAGCTCGCGCTGTTCAAGGTGGTCGGCAAGGGCGATCAGCGGATCGAGGCGCTGCGGCTGTGCGAGATTTTCCGCGCCAAGGTGGTCGATACCAGCCTCGAAAGCTTTATCTTCGAGCTGACGGGCACTCCGGACAAGATCGACGCTTTTGCAGATCTGATGCGCCCGCTTGGCCTGAAAGAAATCGCCCGAACCGGTGTCGCAGCCCTCTCGCGCGGCTTCTGA
- a CDS encoding TIGR02281 family clan AA aspartic protease, whose amino-acid sequence MDSELWPRVIYLSLLVAALGGWILVEYRGRFGAALRTFAAWGLIFVGLAAGYGLWKDIQGENRPRQMASEAGEMVLRRAADGHFYAALDLNGTEVFFMVDTGATNMVISRRDAERLGFNPEELRYFGEASTANGIVRTARVTLDEIDFGPFTDRTMDAWVNEGEMDGSLLGMDYLRRFSIRIEGDRMILTR is encoded by the coding sequence ATGGATTCAGAGCTCTGGCCGCGCGTCATCTATCTCAGCCTGCTGGTGGCGGCGCTTGGGGGCTGGATCCTCGTCGAATATCGCGGCCGCTTCGGCGCGGCCTTGCGCACCTTCGCCGCCTGGGGCCTGATCTTCGTGGGCCTTGCCGCAGGCTACGGGCTCTGGAAGGATATCCAGGGCGAGAACCGCCCGCGCCAGATGGCAAGCGAAGCCGGCGAGATGGTGCTGCGCCGCGCCGCTGACGGCCATTTCTACGCTGCCCTTGACCTCAACGGCACCGAGGTCTTCTTCATGGTGGATACCGGCGCCACCAATATGGTGATTTCACGCCGTGATGCGGAGCGGCTGGGCTTCAACCCTGAAGAGCTGCGCTACTTCGGCGAGGCCTCCACCGCCAATGGCATCGTGCGCACGGCCCGTGTCACGCTTGATGAAATTGATTTCGGCCCCTTCACTGACCGCACCATGGACGCCTGGGTGAATGAGGGGGAAATGGACGGCTCGCTCCTCGGCATGGATTACCTGCGCCGCTTCTCGATCCGCATCGAAGGCGACCGCATGATCCTGACGCGCTGA
- a CDS encoding acetolactate synthase 3 large subunit, whose amino-acid sequence MTAKVMTGAKMVVQALKDQGVEVVFGYPGGAVLPIYDEIFQQNDIRHILVRHEQGAVHMAEGYARSTGKVGVALVTSGPGATNAVTGLTDALMDSIPILVLSGQVPTFMIGTDGFQEADTVGITRPCTKMNWLVKETEKLSDTIHQAFHVAKSGRPGPVLVDIPKDVQFATGPYSAPEKVKVSHYQPRVKGDIDAITRMVELMETAERPLFYTGGGVINSGKGASQLLCEFVEATGFPITSTLMGLGAYPASGKAWLGMLGMHGLYEANLAMHGCDLMINVGARFDDRITGRVADFSPKSKKVHIDIDPSSINKVIRVDVPILGDVGHILEDALKIWKARGRRVNKDGLAKWWGQLNEWRSVNCLSYTPSSSTIKPQYALERLEALTKGMDRYITTEVGQHQMWAAQFLGFDEPNRWMTSGGLGTMGYGIPASIGVQVAHPEALVINVAGEASWLMNMQEMGTAMQFRAPVKQFILNNERLGMVRQWQELLHGERYSHSWSESLPDFVKLAEAFGCKGLRVDDPKDLDDAILEMIRYDGPVIFDCRVEKHENCFPMIPSGRPHNEMLLSADADAFKSGAVLV is encoded by the coding sequence ATGACGGCAAAGGTGATGACCGGCGCGAAGATGGTGGTGCAGGCTCTGAAGGATCAGGGCGTCGAGGTGGTGTTTGGCTATCCCGGCGGCGCAGTCCTGCCGATCTATGACGAGATTTTCCAGCAAAACGACATCCGCCATATTCTTGTCCGTCACGAACAGGGCGCAGTCCATATGGCCGAAGGCTATGCGCGTTCGACCGGCAAGGTGGGGGTGGCGCTGGTGACCTCGGGGCCGGGTGCGACCAATGCCGTGACCGGGCTGACCGATGCGCTGATGGATTCGATCCCGATCCTCGTCCTCTCGGGCCAGGTGCCGACCTTCATGATCGGGACCGACGGGTTCCAGGAGGCTGACACCGTTGGCATCACCCGCCCCTGCACCAAGATGAACTGGCTGGTGAAAGAGACCGAGAAGCTCTCGGATACGATCCACCAGGCTTTCCATGTCGCGAAATCTGGCCGTCCGGGCCCGGTGCTCGTCGACATCCCCAAGGATGTGCAATTTGCAACCGGCCCCTATTCCGCGCCGGAGAAAGTAAAGGTCTCGCATTACCAGCCGCGGGTGAAGGGCGATATCGACGCCATCACCCGGATGGTGGAACTGATGGAGACCGCCGAGCGGCCTTTGTTCTATACCGGCGGCGGCGTGATCAATTCCGGCAAGGGCGCGAGCCAGCTCTTGTGTGAGTTTGTCGAGGCGACCGGTTTCCCGATCACGTCGACGCTGATGGGGCTTGGCGCCTATCCGGCCAGCGGCAAGGCCTGGCTGGGGATGCTGGGGATGCACGGGCTTTACGAGGCCAATCTGGCGATGCATGGCTGCGATCTGATGATCAATGTCGGCGCGCGTTTTGACGACCGCATCACCGGCCGCGTCGCCGATTTCTCGCCGAAATCGAAGAAAGTGCATATCGATATTGATCCGTCATCCATCAATAAGGTCATCCGCGTCGATGTGCCGATCCTGGGCGATGTCGGCCATATCCTGGAAGACGCGCTGAAGATCTGGAAGGCGCGCGGGCGCCGCGTCAATAAAGATGGCCTCGCGAAATGGTGGGGTCAGCTCAATGAATGGCGGTCGGTCAACTGCCTTTCCTACACGCCGTCTTCGAGCACGATCAAACCGCAATATGCGCTGGAGCGGCTCGAAGCGCTGACCAAGGGCATGGATCGCTACATCACCACCGAAGTCGGCCAGCATCAGATGTGGGCGGCGCAGTTCCTCGGCTTTGACGAGCCGAACCGCTGGATGACCTCGGGCGGCCTCGGGACCATGGGCTATGGCATTCCGGCCTCGATCGGGGTGCAGGTCGCGCATCCCGAAGCGCTGGTGATCAACGTGGCGGGTGAGGCCTCCTGGCTGATGAATATGCAGGAGATGGGGACGGCGATGCAGTTCCGCGCTCCGGTCAAGCAGTTCATCCTGAACAATGAGCGGCTTGGTATGGTGCGCCAGTGGCAGGAGCTGTTGCATGGCGAGCGCTATTCGCATTCCTGGTCGGAAAGCCTGCCCGATTTCGTGAAACTGGCAGAGGCTTTCGGCTGCAAAGGGTTGCGGGTCGACGATCCGAAGGATCTCGATGACGCGATCCTGGAGATGATCCGTTATGACGGGCCGGTGATCTTTGATTGCCGCGTCGAGAAGCATGAGAATTGCTTCCCGATGATTCCCTCGGGCAGGCCGCATAATGAGATGCTGCTTTCGGCTGATGCGGATGCGTTCAAATCGGGCGCCGTGCTGGTGTGA
- a CDS encoding leucyl aminopeptidase, with translation MSHPVQIRFEDSDKGDLTDLTGRIALFADAAGALSPMARKLDRAAKGALTRAVGSEAFGKLKPGEALELAFPAGLAADAVQILRLPKRTDADAARKAGASIGAAHRDKALTVLAETHPRAAEIAFGLALRAYEFEIYRSGDKKDYGPVSFCVAKPEEVAAEAAPYAALAEGVFFTRDLINEPANVLNTYEFAARLAAMGELGLEVEILEEEELEKLGMRALLGVGQGSESPSKVVVMQWKGGAKDEPPLALVGKGVCFDTGGISLKPAAGMEDMVMDMGGAATVAGVMRTLALRKAKTNVVGLVGLVENMPDGKAQRPGDVVRSMKGDTIEVINTDAEGRLVLADVLWYTQERFAPRGMIDLATLTGAVIVALGDENTGVFSNDDTLCNAFLKAAAGENEAAWRLPLGPVYDRMLKSRVADMRNSCGREAGSITAAQFLQRFVKPDTPWIHLDIAGTAWAKSGTEFSPKGATGWGVRALNRLIQDRFEG, from the coding sequence ATGTCGCATCCTGTTCAGATCCGTTTTGAAGATTCCGATAAGGGGGATCTGACGGATCTTACCGGACGGATCGCCCTTTTCGCCGATGCCGCAGGCGCCTTGTCGCCCATGGCGCGCAAGCTGGACCGCGCCGCCAAAGGCGCACTGACCCGCGCAGTCGGGTCTGAGGCATTCGGCAAGCTCAAACCGGGCGAAGCGCTGGAGCTGGCCTTTCCCGCCGGGCTCGCAGCCGATGCGGTGCAAATCCTGCGCCTGCCAAAGCGCACCGATGCGGACGCCGCGCGCAAAGCCGGTGCAAGCATTGGTGCGGCGCATCGCGACAAAGCGCTGACGGTTTTGGCCGAGACCCATCCGCGCGCGGCGGAAATCGCCTTTGGCCTCGCGCTGCGGGCCTATGAGTTCGAGATCTACCGCTCGGGCGACAAGAAGGATTATGGGCCGGTCTCGTTCTGTGTGGCGAAACCCGAAGAGGTCGCGGCCGAAGCCGCCCCCTATGCCGCGCTGGCAGAAGGCGTGTTCTTCACCCGCGATCTGATCAATGAGCCTGCGAATGTGCTGAACACCTATGAATTCGCCGCGCGGCTGGCTGCGATGGGGGAACTGGGCCTTGAGGTCGAAATCCTCGAGGAAGAAGAGCTGGAAAAGCTCGGCATGCGGGCGCTGCTGGGGGTTGGTCAGGGATCGGAAAGCCCGTCCAAGGTCGTGGTCATGCAATGGAAGGGCGGCGCAAAAGACGAGCCGCCACTGGCGCTTGTGGGCAAGGGCGTCTGTTTCGACACTGGTGGCATCAGCCTGAAACCGGCGGCCGGTATGGAAGACATGGTGATGGATATGGGTGGTGCCGCCACCGTCGCCGGGGTGATGCGGACGCTTGCGCTGCGCAAAGCAAAAACCAATGTGGTCGGGCTGGTGGGCCTTGTCGAGAACATGCCTGACGGCAAGGCACAAAGGCCCGGCGATGTGGTGCGCTCGATGAAGGGCGACACGATCGAGGTGATCAACACCGATGCCGAAGGCCGTCTCGTTCTGGCGGATGTCCTCTGGTACACGCAAGAGCGGTTTGCGCCGCGCGGGATGATCGATCTGGCGACCCTGACGGGCGCGGTGATCGTGGCGCTTGGCGACGAGAATACCGGGGTGTTTTCCAATGATGACACGCTGTGCAACGCCTTCCTGAAGGCAGCGGCGGGGGAAAATGAGGCCGCCTGGCGGCTGCCTCTGGGCCCGGTCTATGACCGGATGCTGAAAAGCCGTGTCGCGGATATGCGCAATTCCTGCGGGCGCGAGGCCGGCTCGATCACCGCCGCGCAATTCCTGCAGCGCTTTGTGAAACCCGATACGCCCTGGATCCATCTGGACATCGCGGGCACCGCCTGGGCGAAATCGGGGACAGAGTTCAGCCCGAAAGGCGCAACCGGCTGGGGTGTCAGGGCGCTGAACCGGCTGATCCAGGACCGGTTCGAGGGCTGA
- the lptF gene encoding LPS export ABC transporter permease LptF, whose protein sequence is MSKFDRYLLSQLLALFGFFSLVLVAVYWVNRAVGLFDQLIGDGQTALVFVEFSLLTLPNVIRLVLPVSAFAACLYAVNRLMQDSELVVMQATGFSAFRLARPVLFFGICVFAMQMALTNFLVPRSQTRLTARSAEISENVTARFLNEGRFMHPAAGVTLYIREISQLGELNDIFLADDRNPRERVTYTARQALIVRGEEGPRLVMLDGMAQNLAQDGSARLSVTRFSDFTLDMAGIVGAKATRLRSLREVSTPDLLIAGPDLQAETGESRAKLLEEGHGRIATSLLGIAAPLLGFAALMLGGYSRFGLWRQIGLAVLLIILLQLVNTAGSGAALRSENRWPLVYAAPVLGIILASVMLWYAGRPRCIRAPQAEAGGVA, encoded by the coding sequence TTGTCGAAATTCGACCGCTATCTGCTTTCCCAGCTTCTGGCCCTGTTCGGCTTCTTCAGCCTTGTGCTGGTGGCGGTCTATTGGGTCAATCGCGCCGTGGGGCTTTTTGACCAGCTGATCGGCGACGGTCAGACCGCGCTGGTCTTTGTCGAATTCTCGCTGCTGACGCTGCCGAATGTGATCCGCCTGGTGTTGCCGGTCTCGGCCTTTGCTGCCTGTCTTTACGCGGTGAACCGGCTGATGCAGGATTCTGAGCTGGTGGTGATGCAGGCGACCGGCTTCTCTGCCTTTCGCCTCGCGCGGCCGGTACTTTTCTTCGGGATCTGTGTTTTCGCGATGCAGATGGCCCTGACGAATTTCCTTGTCCCCAGAAGCCAGACCCGGCTGACCGCCCGCTCGGCCGAGATCTCGGAAAACGTCACCGCGCGGTTTCTCAATGAGGGGCGTTTCATGCATCCCGCCGCCGGGGTTACACTTTACATCCGCGAAATCAGCCAGCTGGGCGAGCTGAATGACATTTTCCTTGCCGATGACCGCAACCCGAGGGAGCGCGTCACCTATACTGCCCGCCAGGCGCTGATCGTGCGCGGCGAAGAAGGGCCGCGTCTCGTGATGCTGGACGGGATGGCGCAGAACCTCGCCCAGGACGGAAGCGCGCGGCTCTCGGTCACGCGATTCTCCGATTTCACCCTTGATATGGCGGGAATCGTTGGCGCAAAAGCCACCCGCCTGCGCAGCCTGCGCGAGGTATCGACGCCCGATCTGCTGATCGCCGGGCCAGACCTTCAGGCCGAGACCGGCGAGAGCCGGGCAAAGCTGCTGGAGGAAGGTCATGGCCGGATCGCGACCTCGCTGCTTGGGATCGCGGCGCCGCTGCTCGGCTTTGCCGCGCTGATGCTCGGGGGCTATTCGCGCTTTGGACTGTGGCGCCAGATCGGGCTGGCGGTGCTGCTGATCATCCTCTTGCAACTGGTCAATACCGCCGGCTCGGGCGCGGCATTGCGGTCTGAAAACCGCTGGCCGCTGGTCTATGCGGCGCCGGTCCTCGGCATCATTCTGGCCTCGGTGATGCTGTGGTATGCCGGGCGCCCGCGCTGCATCAGGGCGCCACAGGCCGAAGCCGGAGGCGTTGCATGA